CCCACGATCTTCTGGATGACGGCATTCACGGTTCCGTCACCGCCTGCTGCCACGACAATGTCAGTTCCTTGTTCAATTGCAGAATCAACGTGTTTGGAGATGTCTGCCGCATTCTCCGGCACAAAGACACGTAAACTTACATCCGGATGCCGTGCGAATGACTCTGAAATCCGTACCCTCGCGTCTGAGGTCACAGCTCCGGCGGAAGCGTTGCAGATGACTATTACCTTCGGAGCAGGGGTGTTCACTTCCAGCGAACCGGTTCCCATTATATGCTCCAGGTGAGCTTCAGGTTTACTCTTCCAAACAGCCTGCGGGACTTGTAATCCATTTTCCACGATCTCGGAAACGCACACACATGATCCGGGCAAATTCGTTCCGGGTTGCATCCCATTCGTACGCTGTGACATCCGCATAATTCCGAGTTGTATCAATTACATTGAAGCTGTTGGGCGTTGATCTTGTGCGATGAGACAACGCGGTCCCGGCCTGCACTATGAGAATGGACCGAGTTTCTTCGTCGCTTTTGGCTGTCTGCAAAGTGTATCGATGATGGGCGTGTCCTGCCAGGACCATATCTACACCGGCTCTTTCCATGGAAGCCAGTGCCTTTTCAGCTCGACCCACTGCAGCGATTCCCTTGATTTCCTCGGAAGCAACAATGGGATGATGGACTGCGACGATCTTCCAGATATCGGAATTCACGGATCGCATGTCGGTCTCCAACCGTTCCATTTGCTTATAAGATATACGGCCGCCGTCAAAAACAAATGAGCGTGCGGAGTTAATTCCCATAATGAACAGTTCGTCGTCTCGATATTGCGGTTCTATATTGATCCCTATGTAACGCCGGTAGCGGGTCAGAGGTTGAAGGAATCGGTTGTACACGTTCCAGAGCGGTACATCGTGATTCCCCGGAATAATTAGTTTCGGGCTCGGGAGTCGTGCTATGAAAGCCGCGGCTTCTTCGTACTGGTGCCTTCTTGCCCGTTGCGTGAGATCCCCGGATATCACGATTACGGTGGGTTCCAGTTGGCGTATTTCGGAGAGGAGAGGTTCCACCAGTTCGGGCACGACCGTCCCGAAATGGAGATCGGAAAGATGTACTATTCGGGCCATTGGTCCATGAAATCCCCATGGTAATCTGATTTCTTGGCGGATGCCATACGATGAAGACGATCTTACATGGAATTGCCTTTATTTCGAAGCGACTCACCTGAATGAGCTATCGAAGCTTAGAACTCAATTCTGTGTACATCAATTTGTGTGGAGGAGAAAGCCTGAATCAGGCTTCCCCCTCGACAATACTATGAAACGTATTCGGGTCGTTCAGCACTCGGTCGTGCACGAGTAGCAGCGCCAAAACCGCCCTTTCTGAACTCGGAAAACAGGCCGATCATTCCCTTGTTGAACGCGGGCAGATCTTTGGGGCTTCGGCTGCTGACCCAGTTTTCGTCCCGCACGAGCTCGTTGTCAACCCAGTTGGCTCCCGCATTTCGGATGTCGTCTCTGATTGTGTGATAGC
The sequence above is a segment of the Desulfomonile tiedjei DSM 6799 genome. Coding sequences within it:
- a CDS encoding metallophosphoesterase family protein — protein: MARIVHLSDLHFGTVVPELVEPLLSEIRQLEPTVIVISGDLTQRARRHQYEEAAAFIARLPSPKLIIPGNHDVPLWNVYNRFLQPLTRYRRYIGINIEPQYRDDELFIMGINSARSFVFDGGRISYKQMERLETDMRSVNSDIWKIVAVHHPIVASEEIKGIAAVGRAEKALASMERAGVDMVLAGHAHHRYTLQTAKSDEETRSILIVQAGTALSHRTRSTPNSFNVIDTTRNYADVTAYEWDATRNEFARIMCVRFRDRGKWITSPAGCLEE